One window from the genome of Osmerus eperlanus chromosome 3, fOsmEpe2.1, whole genome shotgun sequence encodes:
- the LOC134016974 gene encoding heparan-sulfate 6-O-sulfotransferase 3-B-like — translation MFVSTPVCYSGSLHHPTHASNRNFYYITMLRDPVSRYLSEWKHVQRGATWKTSLHMCDGRSPTQDELPTCYSGDDWSGVTLTEFMDCSSNLANNRQVRMLADLSLVGCYNLSSMNESERNQILLGSAMNNLKNMAFYGLTEFQRKTQYLFERTFSLRFIAAFTQINSTRAANVDLSEGVRRRIEELNYLDMQLYEYAKDLFLQRFQFTRQREHQVERLKRREERRWLREQREQGRAWLPRRRGDGGRGQQHSVLAGGTGASRLPPQQAHDQH, via the exons ATGTTTGTCTCTACCCCTGTCTGCTACTCAGGCAGCCTGCACCATCCAACCCACGCATCCAACAG GAACTTCTACTACATCACCATGCTGCGAGACCCCGTATCCCGCTACCTGAGCGAGTGGAAGCACGTGCAGAGGGGCGCCACCTGGAAGACCTCCCTGCACATGTGCGACGGACGCTCGCCCACCCAGGACGAGCTCCCCACGTGCTACAGCGGCGACGACTGGTCGGGCGTCACCCTGACCGAGTTCATGGACTGCTCCTCCAACCTGGCCAACAACCGTCAGGTGCGCATGCTGGCCGACCTCAGCCTGGTGGGCTGCTACAACCTTTCCTCCATGAACGAGAGCGAGCGCAACCAGATCCTGCTGGGCAGCGCCATGAACAACCTGAAGAACATGGCCTTCTACGGCCTCACCGAGTTCCAGCGCAAGACGCAGTACCTGTTTGAGCGGACGTTCAGCCTGCGCTTCATCGCCGCCTTCACGCAGATCAACAGCACGCGCGCCGCCAACGTGGACCTGAGCGAGGGCGTGCGCAGACGCATCGAGGAGCTCAACTACCTGGACATGCAGCTGTACGAGTACGCCAAGGACCTCTTCCTGCAGCGCTTCCAGTTCACGCGCCAGCGGGAGCACCAGGTGGAGCGACTGAAGAGGCGCGAGGAGCGTCGCTGGCTGCgggagcagagggagcagggcagggcctgGCTCCCCAGGCGCCGGGGAGACGGTGGCCGGG